From a single Bradyrhizobium sediminis genomic region:
- a CDS encoding acyl-CoA dehydrogenase family protein: MNKLPGFGLIERARALAPLIAQEADEIERTRRLTQPVVSALIENGLYRALLPQSLGGTEAPPEIFMQMLEEVAKADASTAWCLGQCSVCAMTAAWLDADAAREIFARPTDILAWGAIANEVHAVPGGYRATGRWNFASGSRQASWLGAHVQVVEADGTRRRGPGGALEIRTILFPASSATMYDVWDVIGLKGTGTDSYSVDNLFIPEKFAALRDEPTALREQGPLYRIPTNLVYAQGFAAVSVGVARATLDAAIELARSKTPAGIKAMRENNAVQGQIGRLEGNLRAARAYLYATTREVWGDLTRDGVVTEQHRMALRLATTWTIHQAAAVVDAAYHMAGATAVFSANRFERRFRDMHAIAQQLQARDSHYEDVGKAILSR; encoded by the coding sequence GGCGCCGCTGATCGCGCAGGAGGCCGACGAGATCGAGCGGACGCGGCGGCTGACCCAGCCGGTGGTTTCCGCCCTGATCGAGAACGGGCTCTATCGGGCGCTGCTGCCGCAAAGCCTCGGCGGCACCGAGGCGCCGCCCGAGATCTTCATGCAGATGCTGGAGGAGGTTGCAAAAGCCGATGCCTCCACGGCGTGGTGCCTCGGCCAATGCTCGGTCTGCGCCATGACTGCGGCCTGGCTTGACGCCGACGCGGCGCGCGAGATTTTCGCCCGGCCAACCGATATCCTTGCCTGGGGCGCCATCGCCAACGAGGTTCATGCCGTTCCCGGCGGCTACCGCGCCACCGGGCGCTGGAATTTCGCCAGCGGCTCCCGTCAGGCGAGCTGGCTCGGCGCCCATGTCCAGGTCGTCGAAGCCGACGGCACGCGGCGGCGGGGCCCCGGCGGTGCGCTGGAAATACGCACCATCCTGTTTCCGGCGAGCAGCGCCACGATGTACGACGTCTGGGACGTGATCGGCCTGAAGGGCACCGGCACCGACTCCTATTCGGTCGACAACCTGTTCATTCCGGAAAAATTCGCAGCGCTACGCGACGAGCCCACGGCCTTGCGCGAACAGGGGCCGCTCTACCGGATCCCCACCAACCTGGTGTACGCGCAGGGATTTGCCGCGGTCTCGGTCGGCGTCGCCCGCGCCACGCTGGACGCCGCCATCGAGCTTGCGCGCAGCAAAACCCCGGCCGGCATCAAGGCGATGCGCGAGAACAATGCCGTGCAGGGACAGATCGGGCGCCTCGAAGGCAATTTGCGCGCGGCACGCGCCTATCTCTATGCCACGACCCGCGAAGTCTGGGGCGATCTGACGCGCGACGGCGTTGTCACCGAACAGCACCGCATGGCGCTGCGGCTCGCCACGACCTGGACTATTCACCAGGCGGCCGCCGTGGTCGATGCCGCCTATCACATGGCCGGCGCCACTGCGGTGTTCAGCGCCAACAGGTTCGAGCGCCGTTTTCGCGACATGCACGCCATCGCCCAGCAGCTCCAGGCCCGCGACAGCCATTACGAGGATGTCGGCAAGGCGATCCTTTCCCGATGA